Proteins from one uncultured Fibrobacter sp. genomic window:
- a CDS encoding PDZ domain-containing protein, whose amino-acid sequence MKSKYGLFVFEVALFASPLFASESFGGIGVSIYQVRDGVKVVEVIPGTPAAETKLQPNDVIIAVDGESLKGISIEESKAKLRGQKNKPLEITFVSGVDTLSATLRRAQITVKDLESERVESWYGDKSEFNAQELETYASATENNKQLVAVLQNGTLVKSESQVSAKSLNGIYVEKADEFAPKIKQPNLNKNASATLKGLSRTSVGFELKSAGRAVITIMDADGAVVATLVSENAQPGYNSLKWNSENVPSGRYMVTIEHNGFVSGRNALLK is encoded by the coding sequence ATGAAAAGTAAATATGGTTTATTTGTTTTTGAAGTCGCATTATTTGCATCTCCACTTTTTGCTTCCGAATCCTTCGGTGGCATTGGTGTGTCAATTTATCAAGTGCGCGATGGTGTTAAGGTTGTTGAGGTAATCCCAGGTACACCAGCTGCGGAAACAAAGTTGCAACCAAATGATGTTATCATTGCGGTAGATGGAGAATCGCTCAAAGGAATATCTATCGAAGAGTCGAAGGCGAAACTTCGCGGTCAGAAAAACAAGCCGCTTGAGATTACCTTTGTAAGTGGCGTTGATACGCTGTCGGCGACTCTTCGTCGCGCTCAAATTACGGTAAAGGACTTGGAAAGCGAACGTGTCGAATCTTGGTATGGTGACAAGTCCGAATTCAATGCTCAGGAACTTGAAACCTACGCAAGTGCGACAGAAAATAACAAGCAACTTGTAGCCGTACTACAAAACGGAACTTTGGTGAAATCTGAGTCGCAGGTTTCCGCTAAGTCACTGAACGGAATCTATGTCGAAAAAGCGGACGAGTTTGCACCCAAGATAAAGCAACCTAATTTGAACAAAAACGCTTCTGCAACATTGAAGGGGCTTAGCCGAACATCCGTTGGCTTTGAACTGAAATCCGCTGGTAGGGCTGTAATCACCATTATGGATGCAGATGGTGCTGTGGTTGCAACGCTTGTCAGCGAGAATGCCCAACCCGGTTACAATTCCCTGAAATGGAATTCCGAAAATGTTCCGAGTGGTCGCTACATGGTGACTATCGAACACAACGGTTTTGTTAGTGGACGAAATGCTTTGCTGAAATAA
- a CDS encoding chorismate mutase, which yields MNIEDWRNRIDELNGEIIDLLNKRAGYATEIGKIKKEKGLPVFDEAREQAVLEKVALLTKGPLSPESIKNIFRTIMQETRRVEE from the coding sequence ATGAATATTGAAGACTGGCGAAACCGTATCGACGAACTGAATGGTGAAATTATCGACCTTCTGAACAAGAGGGCAGGCTATGCGACCGAAATCGGCAAAATCAAGAAAGAAAAGGGCTTGCCCGTTTTTGACGAGGCTCGTGAACAGGCCGTTCTCGAAAAGGTCGCGCTCCTCACGAAGGGGCCGCTTTCGCCGGAATCCATCAAGAACATTTTTAGAACCATCATGCAAGAAACCCGCAGGGTGGAGGAATAA
- a CDS encoding nitroreductase family protein, translating to MEFIKLAQNRYSCRKFSDKVVEPEKLSLVLEAGRLSPTAVNGQPVTVKVLKSEAAIAKLRGITRMAYNAPVVLMVCYDKDKCYSPVTYHDDFVSGDMDSSIVTTSMMMQATDLGLATLWARGFNASEIEKAFEFPANLKLACFLDVGYADPAEGGPSPRHPVRKPMSEFAEEI from the coding sequence ATGGAATTTATCAAACTCGCCCAGAATCGTTACAGCTGCCGCAAGTTCAGCGACAAGGTTGTAGAACCCGAAAAACTTTCCCTCGTGCTCGAAGCGGGACGCCTTTCTCCGACGGCCGTGAATGGCCAGCCGGTGACGGTGAAGGTACTCAAGTCCGAGGCCGCCATCGCCAAACTTCGCGGCATTACCCGCATGGCCTACAATGCCCCCGTGGTGCTCATGGTCTGCTATGACAAGGACAAGTGCTATTCTCCCGTGACCTATCACGACGACTTTGTAAGTGGCGACATGGATTCAAGCATCGTGACGACCTCGATGATGATGCAGGCGACCGACTTAGGTCTTGCGACCTTGTGGGCCCGTGGCTTCAACGCCTCTGAAATCGAGAAGGCTTTTGAGTTCCCGGCAAACCTCAAGCTGGCCTGCTTCTTGGATGTGGGTTACGCCGACCCTGCCGAAGGCGGTCCTTCGCCGAGACACCCCGTGCGCAAGCCCATGAGCGAATTCGCCGAAGAAATTTAA
- a CDS encoding S8 family serine peptidase, whose protein sequence is MEIGFHSYSGNADSSYGAKDLALDNFIYSNDITSFVSAGNQNSSSGTFYVTSSGKALNAVTVGGVYPFSNNYESFSRWKNSQIKNQKPEIATYDYFSFPNDPHFSDDNGETYNGVMRGTSAAAAFAAGVMADVLHQHPFFKHRPEMAKALLITGSTKAIGNATSYDQDNNSKAAKGIPLYKNLAWNTRSRYWRGSNSCCFSGDSIVFTESGIVKDKRYRIAISWLVPGSYVNQNKTVSQDIDLYVVQDGTTIASSASAKNPFEVVDFTAKSNSDLKIRIKRFANSGVGKVALGYNLWFE, encoded by the coding sequence GTGGAAATAGGGTTTCATTCGTATTCTGGAAATGCCGATTCCTCGTATGGTGCAAAAGATTTGGCTTTAGATAATTTTATCTATTCAAATGATATTACGTCTTTTGTTTCTGCAGGAAATCAAAATTCATCTTCGGGAACATTCTATGTGACTAGTTCGGGTAAGGCCCTTAATGCTGTTACGGTTGGTGGTGTTTATCCTTTTTCTAATAATTATGAGTCATTTTCTCGTTGGAAAAACTCTCAAATAAAGAATCAAAAACCGGAAATAGCAACATACGATTATTTCTCTTTTCCGAACGACCCTCATTTCTCTGATGACAATGGCGAAACATACAATGGTGTAATGCGTGGCACGAGTGCTGCTGCCGCATTTGCCGCAGGTGTTATGGCGGATGTTTTGCACCAGCATCCGTTTTTTAAACATCGTCCTGAAATGGCTAAGGCGCTGTTGATTACGGGAAGTACCAAGGCTATTGGTAATGCAACATCTTATGATCAAGATAACAATAGCAAGGCTGCAAAGGGAATTCCATTGTATAAAAATCTTGCTTGGAACACTCGCTCAAGATATTGGCGGGGTAGCAATTCGTGTTGCTTTTCTGGAGATTCTATAGTTTTTACTGAATCGGGAATTGTTAAGGATAAGCGATATCGCATTGCAATATCTTGGCTTGTTCCAGGAAGTTATGTCAATCAGAACAAAACTGTTTCGCAGGATATTGATTTGTATGTGGTGCAAGATGGAACTACGATAGCCTCTTCTGCTAGTGCAAAAAATCCATTTGAAGTTGTTGATTTTACCGCAAAATCGAATAGCGATTTAAAAATTAGGATAAAGCGTTTTGCAAATTCAGGTGTTGGCAAGGTTGCTCTTGGCTATAATCTGTGGTTTGAGTAA
- a CDS encoding PDZ domain-containing protein: protein MKKSNEAFFYEELKKIMKKMAICAITLFVNCIYASVSFGGIGVLIYQVRDGVKVAEVVPGTPAAETKLQANDVVIAIDGESLKGKFLEYQMVKVEAGGTLKIGPGEMKIGVIQLESGSSIEFTNPGQGTIIWTNGKTLWKTSIVNENQELVARDFKLIQLSDKDMFIEGDWAGTIHAAKADLIMGQTNKLMYGRFVGKM from the coding sequence ATGAAAAAATCTAACGAGGCTTTCTTCTACGAGGAACTTAAAAAGATTATGAAAAAAATGGCTATATGTGCAATAACGTTGTTTGTAAATTGTATTTATGCATCAGTGTCCTTCGGTGGCATTGGTGTGTTGATTTATCAGGTACGCGATGGTGTTAAGGTTGCTGAGGTTGTCCCCGGCACACCGGCTGCGGAAACGAAGTTGCAAGCAAATGATGTTGTCATTGCGATCGATGGAGAATCGCTCAAAGGCAAGTTTCTCGAATACCAAATGGTTAAGGTCGAGGCTGGTGGAACTTTGAAGATTGGTCCCGGTGAAATGAAAATAGGCGTGATTCAATTAGAATCGGGAAGCTCTATTGAATTTACAAATCCAGGTCAAGGAACTATAATTTGGACTAATGGTAAAACATTGTGGAAAACTTCCATTGTGAATGAAAACCAGGAACTTGTTGCAAGAGACTTTAAGCTCATACAACTAAGTGATAAGGATATGTTTATTGAAGGAGACTGGGCAGGGACAATTCATGCAGCTAAGGCTGATTTGATAATGGGGCAAACAAATAAGTTGATGTATGGTCGATTTGTTGGGAAAATGTAA
- a CDS encoding CBASS cGAMP-activated phospholipase — translation MSDQKMSTPKLLSLSGGGFRGFFQANVLSYMESELGMPLARRFALIAGTSIGGINALCLASEIPTEKMVNFYKDWGPKIFPKIRWPLGLIRQKFSDKQLRAALEQLLEDRTIEDLKHKVLIPAVNLSTGMPQVFKTPHHDSLKMDKEYRLVDVALATSAAPTYFPIHKMEKLYGWYMVDGGLVANHPGLYACIEAERFLNMDSQSYKLLHIGTMSSGITDVCKTVNSGFLTRWRGKLFDLSISAQEAATENILKFKLGPDRYMKIDVTPPKEQVKFIALDKANPKAQQILSQQARSAYQNARTALQKYMAEGE, via the coding sequence ATGTCTGATCAAAAAATGTCCACGCCAAAGCTTCTATCCCTATCGGGAGGTGGATTCCGAGGTTTCTTTCAAGCAAACGTCCTTTCCTATATGGAATCTGAACTTGGCATGCCTTTAGCTCGCCGTTTCGCTTTGATCGCAGGAACTTCTATTGGGGGAATTAATGCTTTATGCCTTGCCTCAGAAATTCCTACAGAAAAAATGGTCAACTTCTATAAGGATTGGGGACCTAAGATTTTCCCAAAGATAAGGTGGCCGTTGGGCCTTATAAGGCAGAAATTTTCTGACAAACAGTTGAGGGCTGCTTTGGAGCAACTCTTAGAGGATCGGACTATTGAGGACTTGAAGCATAAGGTGTTGATACCGGCTGTTAATCTTTCTACGGGTATGCCGCAGGTTTTCAAGACACCTCATCATGATAGTTTGAAAATGGATAAGGAATATCGTCTGGTTGATGTTGCCTTGGCAACTAGTGCCGCTCCGACCTATTTCCCTATACATAAGATGGAAAAACTTTATGGATGGTATATGGTTGATGGGGGCTTGGTTGCGAACCATCCGGGATTGTATGCGTGCATAGAGGCCGAACGGTTCTTGAATATGGATTCTCAATCCTACAAGCTGTTGCATATAGGAACGATGAGTTCCGGCATCACGGATGTATGTAAAACGGTTAATTCTGGATTTCTGACTCGTTGGCGAGGCAAATTGTTTGATTTGTCTATTTCCGCACAAGAGGCCGCAACGGAGAATATCCTGAAATTTAAACTTGGGCCGGACCGTTATATGAAAATAGATGTAACCCCACCAAAGGAGCAGGTGAAGTTCATTGCACTAGATAAGGCGAACCCAAAGGCCCAGCAAATACTTTCACAACAAGCGCGTTCCGCCTACCAAAATGCGCGCACTGCATTGCAGAAATATATGGCGGAGGGAGAATAG
- a CDS encoding CBASS cGAMP synthase has product MECKCLNDCFRGYLKEIDVSQEVRDILEDARLKVKRALAEGIGERTAQEGNRIVPRFMRQGSAGYKTQNMPCCPPAQQVDFDYGCYLPLSYHEDESEPREAANDFFDMVDSILKPLAKANGWTAEKGKKSYCLTLSDEIHFDVPLYSVPDKEFQKIRDMRPVNESAQGSTFAACDEQEERDLDWDDLPTKSIMLAYREDNGLYSWKKSDPRLLNLYFMNKDDDDRAIYRILKGWRDFNFQDGKGPSSIFLMSLAEKANAGKSFTDDISAELLKVLKFIKSMSLPDDDEVSVENPADPREGIKCPTEKFKVLQSRAGGLASAIAGNMDPSDAARSQAVQRHLGKRFPVIKDSVQINRRGALPSVRAG; this is encoded by the coding sequence ATGGAATGCAAGTGCTTGAATGATTGCTTCCGTGGATACCTTAAGGAGATAGATGTCTCGCAAGAGGTCAGGGATATATTAGAAGATGCTCGATTGAAGGTAAAGCGAGCGTTAGCTGAAGGGATTGGAGAACGGACGGCACAAGAAGGAAACCGAATTGTGCCGCGTTTTATGAGACAGGGGTCTGCTGGTTATAAAACGCAAAACATGCCTTGTTGTCCACCGGCGCAACAGGTTGATTTTGATTATGGGTGCTATCTTCCGTTGTCGTATCATGAAGATGAATCGGAACCTAGAGAAGCCGCAAACGATTTCTTTGATATGGTCGATTCCATACTTAAGCCTTTGGCTAAAGCAAATGGGTGGACCGCTGAGAAGGGGAAAAAGTCGTATTGTCTAACTCTTTCTGATGAGATTCATTTTGATGTTCCCTTGTATTCGGTGCCTGATAAGGAATTTCAAAAAATTCGGGATATGCGCCCTGTCAATGAAAGTGCGCAAGGGAGCACTTTTGCTGCTTGTGATGAACAAGAAGAAAGGGATTTGGATTGGGATGATTTGCCCACAAAGTCCATAATGCTTGCTTATCGCGAAGATAACGGTCTGTATTCCTGGAAAAAATCGGATCCACGCTTGCTGAACCTGTATTTCATGAATAAGGACGATGACGACCGCGCTATTTATAGGATTCTAAAAGGATGGCGCGATTTCAATTTCCAAGATGGAAAGGGGCCTTCGTCCATATTCCTGATGAGCCTTGCGGAAAAGGCCAATGCAGGAAAATCATTTACCGATGATATTTCGGCAGAACTTTTGAAGGTCTTGAAATTTATCAAGTCAATGTCCTTGCCCGATGATGATGAGGTCTCTGTAGAGAATCCGGCTGATCCAAGGGAAGGTATCAAGTGCCCGACGGAAAAGTTCAAAGTGCTACAGAGTCGGGCGGGAGGCTTAGCTTCTGCCATTGCTGGCAATATGGACCCCTCTGATGCGGCGCGGTCGCAGGCTGTGCAACGTCACCTTGGAAAGAGATTCCCCGTGATAAAGGATTCGGTACAGATAAACCGTAGAGGAGCACTGCCGTCTGTGAGAGCCGGCTGA
- a CDS encoding ThiF family adenylyltransferase — translation MKDSPWENLKDALAAWNFIPCSGSLSAEFEGPIESSTFGTVIVKLLFDNQCCTEFPRACLARQYDDLCFRKVPHVEKDGGLCYLQKGELVFDAYRPYDMVGVVVDQIKECILDLPKEKYGEEFSKEMASYWPCDYSAGIKDVGKTSLKIVEGDSSSPSYSCPIYPLSGSADISAIGFPFGSMNDLLLFGKASMGKRAFKRYRKTVLWGCYSSKNFAVAFRKNATILGLIVSPSRSGNLNCRYFAEETDNKIFSRNVFMGNNAPLMDKKILVVGCGTLGSNLLPMLVKSGAGFKNPLTIVDPDKYAEENFSRHYLGLECLGVNKALAMKAVLENHVKNEPSKRFKNFRIESIEKTFENAFKPGMDFPFDIVLDTTGDESFSEYLNRFLAQLPKMPLYICGYIYGRSKAVCASVISNSKKACLRCEKKYLVDNAVLPKLGEEDQTRGTCNAVYIPFPITASVSAANLIMTALFKSLDRIGEEESLFWFQACVNNVWNAMECVTIPKDGSCPACCRI, via the coding sequence ATGAAAGACAGTCCCTGGGAAAATCTTAAGGATGCTCTCGCTGCATGGAACTTTATTCCTTGCAGTGGGAGTCTTTCTGCCGAATTTGAAGGGCCGATAGAATCGAGTACCTTTGGAACAGTAATTGTAAAGTTATTGTTTGATAATCAGTGCTGTACTGAATTTCCCAGGGCTTGCTTGGCTCGGCAATATGATGACCTTTGTTTTAGAAAGGTTCCCCATGTAGAGAAGGATGGCGGATTATGCTATCTTCAAAAGGGAGAATTGGTCTTTGACGCATATAGACCATACGATATGGTTGGAGTAGTTGTTGACCAAATAAAGGAATGTATTCTCGATTTACCCAAGGAAAAATATGGGGAAGAATTTTCTAAGGAGATGGCCTCGTATTGGCCGTGTGACTATAGTGCTGGAATAAAGGATGTTGGCAAAACATCCTTGAAGATTGTTGAGGGTGATTCGTCTTCGCCTAGTTATTCGTGTCCTATTTATCCATTATCTGGCTCTGCTGACATTTCGGCTATAGGATTTCCCTTTGGTTCAATGAATGACCTGCTCCTGTTTGGCAAGGCTTCTATGGGAAAACGAGCCTTCAAACGTTACCGGAAGACTGTTTTATGGGGATGCTATTCTTCCAAGAATTTTGCTGTCGCCTTTAGAAAAAATGCTACTATCTTGGGATTGATTGTGTCGCCGTCTCGCAGCGGAAATCTTAATTGTCGGTATTTTGCGGAAGAAACCGACAATAAAATATTTTCAAGGAATGTTTTTATGGGTAATAACGCACCTTTGATGGATAAGAAGATTCTGGTTGTCGGGTGTGGCACGTTAGGGAGTAATTTGCTTCCGATGTTGGTAAAGTCCGGTGCCGGGTTTAAAAATCCATTGACTATTGTTGACCCTGATAAGTATGCGGAAGAGAATTTTTCCAGACATTATCTCGGCCTTGAATGTTTGGGAGTGAACAAGGCCCTCGCCATGAAAGCGGTTTTGGAAAACCATGTGAAAAATGAGCCAAGCAAACGCTTTAAGAATTTTAGGATTGAGTCTATCGAAAAAACGTTTGAAAATGCGTTTAAACCGGGGATGGATTTTCCTTTTGACATTGTGCTTGATACTACTGGTGATGAGTCGTTCTCGGAGTACTTGAACCGGTTCCTTGCGCAATTACCAAAAATGCCTCTCTATATTTGTGGATATATATACGGGCGGAGTAAGGCTGTGTGCGCATCTGTTATAAGCAACTCTAAAAAGGCTTGCCTGCGTTGTGAAAAGAAGTATTTGGTAGATAATGCGGTGTTGCCTAAATTGGGTGAAGAAGATCAAACTAGGGGGACTTGCAATGCTGTTTATATTCCGTTCCCTATAACGGCATCAGTTTCTGCGGCAAACTTGATAATGACGGCCTTGTTCAAATCCCTTGATAGAATTGGTGAAGAAGAGTCTTTATTTTGGTTCCAAGCTTGTGTGAATAATGTCTGGAATGCGATGGAGTGCGTTACTATACCCAAGGATGGTTCATGTCCAGCTTGTTGCAGAATATAG
- a CDS encoding Mov34/MPN/PAD-1 family protein: protein MSSLLQNIEPIMYLPIKQGESFKVVFSNWMMKRIARIQKSVLTNYESGGMLFGVIRPGELTISFATPAYPDDKRSKTEFVRRDKRHLKVLDSVWHRFGGTIGYLGEWHSHPECDPHPSGVDKKGWNAVEKKSGKPIVFLIIGSEQVYLEGRI, encoded by the coding sequence ATGTCCAGCTTGTTGCAGAATATAGAACCAATAATGTATTTGCCTATAAAACAAGGTGAATCGTTCAAAGTCGTTTTCTCGAATTGGATGATGAAGAGAATTGCTCGAATACAGAAATCTGTGTTGACCAATTATGAAAGTGGAGGGATGCTGTTCGGCGTGATTCGACCGGGTGAGTTGACGATTTCTTTTGCGACTCCTGCCTACCCAGATGATAAACGGTCAAAAACAGAATTTGTTCGCCGAGACAAAAGACACCTGAAAGTCTTAGACTCTGTGTGGCATCGTTTTGGAGGAACAATCGGGTATTTGGGTGAGTGGCATTCTCACCCAGAATGTGATCCACATCCGTCCGGTGTAGATAAAAAAGGGTGGAATGCAGTTGAAAAGAAATCTGGCAAGCCGATTGTATTCTTGATTATAGGAAGCGAGCAAGTTTATTTAGAGGGAAGAATTTGA
- a CDS encoding peptidylprolyl isomerase, with product MRSFKFVSRGILTVALAAGIASAQLLNSKSLDVIRVEKTGISAGKIDSLARMLGEQQFRGKKIDDQMMTQLRYAVIDNLVGQELIKLEAKKLGIKVTKGKVDSLTALFKSQFPSEDAFQKELKKSNTTMAQFKEKIEDQLKSEAILEQKVPYPKDPTEKQKEAFWELNKGKVQINDSISGARIVIYTKGKSKQEIEDAKDMLKGLAAQVRSKKATFAQLAAMYSDDQTAKKTGGVMSKFVAKTKGDAFVKAVNKIKVGEMTEPYTDKDGIAIFMLTERNDGKYESYKHQIDYILRVQAEQDRQAQLKAYLDGLGKVYKVQYLDAKYTPPQAIGAAK from the coding sequence ATGCGTTCTTTTAAATTTGTTTCTCGCGGTATCTTGACGGTCGCTTTGGCTGCTGGTATCGCTTCTGCTCAGTTGTTGAACTCCAAGAGCCTGGACGTGATTCGCGTCGAAAAGACGGGTATTTCTGCCGGCAAGATTGATAGCCTCGCCAGAATGCTCGGCGAACAACAGTTCCGTGGCAAGAAAATTGATGACCAGATGATGACTCAGCTCCGTTATGCGGTAATCGACAACCTCGTGGGCCAGGAACTCATCAAGCTCGAAGCCAAGAAACTCGGCATCAAGGTGACCAAGGGCAAGGTCGACAGTCTGACCGCTCTCTTCAAGTCGCAGTTCCCGAGCGAAGATGCCTTCCAGAAGGAACTCAAGAAGTCCAATACGACCATGGCTCAGTTCAAGGAAAAGATTGAAGATCAGCTGAAGAGCGAAGCCATTCTCGAACAGAAGGTGCCGTATCCGAAGGATCCGACCGAAAAGCAGAAGGAAGCTTTCTGGGAACTCAACAAGGGTAAGGTCCAGATCAACGATTCCATTAGCGGTGCCCGCATCGTGATTTACACCAAGGGCAAGTCCAAGCAGGAAATTGAAGACGCCAAGGACATGCTGAAGGGCCTCGCTGCCCAGGTACGCTCCAAGAAGGCTACGTTTGCCCAGCTTGCCGCTATGTACAGCGACGACCAGACCGCCAAGAAGACTGGTGGCGTGATGAGCAAGTTCGTGGCAAAGACCAAGGGTGATGCCTTCGTGAAGGCCGTGAACAAGATCAAGGTGGGCGAAATGACCGAACCTTACACCGATAAGGACGGTATCGCTATCTTCATGCTGACCGAACGTAACGACGGCAAGTACGAAAGCTACAAGCACCAGATTGACTACATTCTGCGTGTGCAGGCCGAACAGGACCGTCAGGCTCAGCTCAAGGCTTACCTCGATGGCCTCGGAAAGGTCTACAAGGTGCAGTACCTCGATGCGAAGTACACTCCGCCGCAGGCTATCGGAGCTGCTAAGTAA
- the prfB gene encoding peptide chain release factor 2 (programmed frameshift): MAFQTTHTGLIDLRARIDKLWGYLDLEAKTEELYVLEKDSADPNLWNDQDKAQSMMKKIGNLRALLDSWKEVSQTCDDLAELYEMSKAEESADLTSSIESDVAALKARIEEMEFKKMLNGPDDACSCLMSIHPGAGGTESQDWALMLFRMYTHFFERENMDFKVVDFQEAEDAGLKSATIEVTCENAYGLLRSEIGVHRLVRISPFDANARRHTSFTAVYLYPEHEDVEFDLDMADVRVDTYRSSGAGGQYINKTDSAVRMTHLPTGIMASCQTERSQIQNRETCYKMLKTMVAEHYRLEEEAKRDARMAEKKKVEWGSQIRSYVLQPYQLVKDLRTGVETSDTAGVLDGKIKPFINAYLLSTSEGTK, from the exons ATGGCTTTCCAAACTACACACACCGGGCTGATTGACTTGCGTGCGCGCATCGATAAGCTCTGGGGGTATCTT GACTTAGAGGCAAAGACCGAAGAACTTTACGTGCTCGAAAAGGACTCCGCCGACCCGAACCTGTGGAATGACCAGGACAAGGCGCAGTCCATGATGAAAAAAATCGGCAATCTGCGTGCCCTGCTGGACTCGTGGAAAGAAGTCTCGCAGACTTGCGATGACCTCGCCGAACTTTATGAAATGAGCAAAGCGGAAGAATCCGCCGACTTGACTTCCTCGATTGAATCGGATGTGGCTGCCCTCAAGGCCCGCATCGAAGAAATGGAATTCAAGAAGATGCTGAACGGCCCCGATGATGCCTGCAGCTGCCTGATGTCGATTCACCCGGGCGCTGGCGGCACCGAGTCGCAGGACTGGGCGCTGATGCTCTTCCGCATGTACACGCATTTCTTTGAACGCGAAAATATGGACTTTAAGGTCGTCGACTTCCAGGAAGCGGAAGACGCCGGTCTCAAGAGTGCGACCATCGAAGTCACTTGCGAAAACGCTTACGGCCTGCTCCGTTCGGAAATCGGTGTGCACCGTCTGGTACGTATCAGCCCCTTCGACGCGAATGCCCGCCGTCACACGAGCTTTACCGCCGTATACCTGTACCCGGAACACGAAGACGTGGAATTCGACTTGGACATGGCCGACGTGCGTGTGGATACCTACCGCAGTAGCGGTGCCGGTGGTCAGTACATCAACAAGACGGACTCCGCCGTTCGTATGACCCATTTGCCGACAGGTATCATGGCGAGCTGCCAGACCGAACGTAGCCAGATCCAGAACCGCGAAACCTGCTACAAGATGCTCAAGACCATGGTCGCTGAACATTACCGCCTGGAAGAAGAAGCCAAGCGCGATGCCCGTATGGCCGAAAAGAAAAAGGTCGAATGGGGGAGCCAGATTCGTAGCTACGTGCTGCAGCCTTATCAGCTTGTGAAGGACCTACGCACCGGTGTCGAAACCTCGGATACTGCAGGCGTACTCGACGGTAAAATTAAGCCGTTTATCAACGCTTATCTGCTCAGTACCAGCGAAGGCACGAAGTAG
- a CDS encoding DMT family transporter, with product MVDRVIASLKGFIFAALSAICYGTNPLGALHLYAQNYSPETVLFYRFFTAALLLMVVMLSKGSHFKISFREFRALVAFGFLFAASSLAYYASFKYMDAGLASTLLFLYPLEVSVLMAVFFKEKIRIWTVVSIAVSMAGIALLYRGGDGATLSTVGCLLVFLSSISYAIYMVMANRINLQMGSVKMTFYAICFCLVFLLLYSVTLGSGLPPVLTEATSWGWGFMLGLVPTVLSLIFMVKAVKSIGSTPTAILGALEPVTAVSIGVLVFGEILTSRLIAGIILILGSVVLIAVKKK from the coding sequence ATGGTTGATCGTGTGATTGCCTCTCTCAAGGGTTTTATTTTTGCAGCCCTTTCGGCTATTTGCTATGGCACGAATCCGCTGGGGGCGCTCCACTTGTATGCGCAGAACTATTCGCCCGAAACTGTGCTTTTTTACCGATTCTTTACGGCGGCATTGTTGCTGATGGTCGTCATGCTTTCCAAGGGCTCGCACTTTAAAATTTCGTTTCGCGAGTTCCGTGCGCTAGTCGCTTTCGGCTTCTTGTTTGCCGCGAGTTCACTCGCGTATTACGCCTCGTTCAAGTACATGGACGCGGGCCTTGCCTCGACGCTCTTGTTCCTTTATCCGCTCGAAGTCTCGGTGCTCATGGCGGTTTTCTTCAAGGAAAAAATCAGGATTTGGACGGTTGTATCTATTGCGGTTTCTATGGCGGGCATAGCTCTTTTGTACCGCGGGGGAGATGGCGCAACGCTCAGCACGGTGGGTTGCCTGCTCGTGTTCTTGTCGTCCATCAGTTACGCCATTTATATGGTGATGGCAAACCGCATCAACTTGCAGATGGGTTCGGTGAAGATGACTTTTTATGCCATCTGCTTTTGCCTCGTGTTCTTGTTACTCTATTCTGTAACGCTTGGTTCTGGGCTTCCGCCGGTGCTTACCGAAGCTACTTCATGGGGCTGGGGCTTTATGCTTGGCCTTGTGCCGACGGTGCTTTCACTGATTTTTATGGTGAAGGCTGTAAAAAGCATAGGGTCTACTCCGACGGCAATTTTGGGAGCTTTGGAACCCGTGACGGCAGTGAGCATTGGTGTACTTGTCTTTGGTGAAATTCTCACTAGCCGCCTGATTGCAGGAATTATTTTAATTCTCGGCTCTGTGGTGCTGATTGCTGTTAAGAAGAAGTAA